The following proteins are encoded in a genomic region of Phalacrocorax carbo chromosome 2, bPhaCar2.1, whole genome shotgun sequence:
- the LOC135312022 gene encoding uncharacterized protein LOC135312022 produces MLLLPLLALAAAWSHGQVLLKQSQVSTTKRQTKTARIECKAEGISDFRSAYIHWYRHIPPKAPERILYIGSAQPVYDDSSYRNKFGSSKKDTDVCTLTVRDIDSSDEGLTHTGNMLLLPVLLASSLWSRGDTQAVPVQTPALRRQVKGSSVSMECRMSADNIVHWYKHLPGQPPKRILYMSGQSPVFDDSADKRRFQTRKHSTKPLYSLRIGYLTPSDSGTYYCAYWFFQGITVLDRQRLAIQKGRFAL; encoded by the exons atgctgctgctcccgctcctggctctggctgcagcctggTCTC ATGGACAAGTGCTTCTGAAGCAGAGCCAAGTATCTACTACCAAACGGCAAACGAAAACTGCACGGATTGAGTGTAAAGCCGAGGGCATATCTGACTTCCGGTCTGCGTATATACATTGGTACCGACATATACCACCCAAAGCTCCCGAACGGATTCTGTATATCGGATCAGCTCAACCTGTTTATGATGACAGTTCCTATAGAAACAAGTTTGGGTCTTCAAAGAAAGACACAGATGTCTGCACTTTAACTGTCAGGGACATCGACTCCAGCGATGAAG GTTTAACCCACACGGGCAACATGTTGCTGCTCCCAGTCCTTCTTGCAAGTTCTCTGTGGTCCC GTGGAGACACGCAGGCAGTGCCAGTGCAAACCCCAGCGCTCCGGAGGCAGGTGAAGGGCAGCTCTGTCAGCATGGAGTGCCGGATGAGCGCCGATAACATTGTGCACTGGTACAAACATCTTCCTGGGCAGCCACCAAAGAGGATACTGTACATGTCGGGGCAGTCACCTGTTTTTGATGACAGTGCTGATAAAAGGAGATTTCAAACTCGGAAGCATTCTACGAAGCCCCTCTATAGTCTTAGGATAGGTTATTTAACGCCGAGTGATTCTGGCACTTACTACTGTGCCTACTGGTTTTTTCAAGGCATCACAGTGTTAGATCGGCAAAGATTAGCCATACAAAAAGGTCGTTTTGCACTCTGA